A window of the Lactuca sativa cultivar Salinas chromosome 5, Lsat_Salinas_v11, whole genome shotgun sequence genome harbors these coding sequences:
- the LOC111920006 gene encoding protein GRAVITROPIC IN THE LIGHT 1 produces the protein MDSVNRSAVTPRKSRLARTFAKVLHIRPQPATTIDQVQKVKSDEKPIGKFFNEEDEKFQEKAAMDAFIAKVFATLSSVKAAYAQLQDAQSPYDADGIQSADQIVVTELKRLSEFKQSYLKNHIDDASPETTILLAEIQEQKNLSKTYEITRKKLANQSRLKDSEIVFLKEKLEEAERENKLIERRLNSSGPLSRHENLHFSKLTSTDFVLALKHTMKAIRSLVKFMITEMEYANWDLDAAAESIQPDVVYWNVTDRCYAFESFVCREMFDGFSYPDFSISGDRRDLSNKAKRQKLFFDRFMELKYLKAREYITWKPKSTFAKFCWFKYLRLVHPKMESSLFGNLNQRSLVTAGKFPETTFFESFAEAAKRVWLLHCLAFSFDPEGASIFQVRNGNRFSEVFMESVNDEAFLSPESSREVAFTVVPGFKVGKTVVQCQVYLT, from the coding sequence ATGGATTCAGTTAATCGATCAGCTGTGACCCCAAGAAAGAGTAGATTGGCTCGTACCTTTGCCAAGGTGTTGCATATTCGACCTCAACCTGCAACGACGATTGATCAAGTTCAGAAAGTAAAGTCGGATGAGAAACCCATTGGTAAGTTCTTCAACGAGGAAGATGAGAAATTTCAGGAGAAAGCAGCCATGGATGCCTTCATCGCCAAAGTTTTTGCAACCCTATCGTCCGTGAAAGCGGCATACGCTCAGTTGCAGGATGCTCAATCTCCATACGACGCTGACGGAATTCAATCGGCTGATCAGATCGTGGTCACGGAGTTGAAGAGGTTATCGGAATTTAAACAATCGTATTTGAAAAACCATATCGACGACGCCTCTCCGGAAACCACAATCCTGTTGGCTGAGATCCAAGAGCAGAAGAATCTATCAAAAACATACGAGATAACACGAAAGAAGCTAGCGAACCAGAGTCGGCTTAAGGATTCAGAGATTGTGTTTTTGAAGGAGAAATTGGAGGAAGCTGAAAGGGAGAACAAATTGATCGAGAGGAGGTTGAATTCTAGTGGTCCTTTATCACGTCACGAAAACCTTCATTTCTCAAAATTGACCTCAACCGATTTCGTATTAGCTCTCAAGCACACCATGAAAGCGATTCGAAGTCTGGTGAAGTTCATGATTACTGAAATGGAGTATGCGAATTGGGATCTGGATGCAGCGGCTGAATCAATCCAACCGGATGTTGTTTATTGGAACGTAACGGATAGATGTTATGCATTTGAATCGTTTGTTTGCAGAGAAATGTTTGATGGATTTAGTTACCCGGATTTTTCCATTTCCGGCGATCGTCGGGACCTATCCAACAAGGCAAAACGCCAGAAATTGTTCTTTGACAGATTTATGGAGTTGAAATACTTGAAAGCAAGGGAATACATAACATGGAAACCAAAATCGACATTCGCTAAATTTTGTTGGTTTAAATACCTGAGACTTGTTCATCCCAAAATGGAATCTTCCCTTTTTGGAAACTTGAATCAGAGAAGTTTGGTGACTGCCGGAAAATTCCCGGAGACGACATTCTTCGAGTCGTTTGCAGAGGCGGCGAAACGGGTTTGGCTTTTACATTGTCTGGCGTTCTCATTCGATCCAGAGGGAGCATCGATCTTTCAGGTGAGAAACGGCAACCGTTTCTCGGAGGTGTTTATGGAGTCCGTGAACGATGAAGCATTCTTGTCACCGGAAAGCTCCCGGGAAGTGGCGTTCACGGTGGTTCCGGGGTTCAAGGTGGGTAAAACTGTTGTACAATGCCAAGTTTACCTGACTTGA